A portion of the Mytilus galloprovincialis chromosome 12, xbMytGall1.hap1.1, whole genome shotgun sequence genome contains these proteins:
- the LOC143055587 gene encoding heat shock 70 kDa protein 12B-like isoform X1, which translates to MAENDRDYLLVAAIDFGTTYSGYAFSMRDTYKTDPLKIHANQAWNAGGRQLLSLKTPTCLLLNSKKEFDSFGYEAENRYAELVMDGEQEDYYYFHRFKMSLHNYKNVKGDMLLEDLTGKPVPAIDVFALSIRALVKHLMDALDNRGTGVKPNDIKWVLTVPAIWTDNSKQFMRKSAEKAGIEKDHLLISLEPEAAAIYCQHLPTEKLSGAESGFTMSEVGTKYMIVDLGGGTVDITVHEKLLGGGLTEISRATGGDCGGTAIDAEFIQLLAKIFGAPLIHTMKREQPEAYLDLIREFETVKRTIKPSKEGKVNMAIPYATLGALCKKILKEDLSTALLASPYANSISVRGDKMRFDANLFKNLFDKTLKNILTLIKELFTREELESVALILLVGGFSECALLQAEIKKTFSSRRVIVPEESGLTVLKGAVLFGHNLEAIYSRKTRVTYGVKWRPLFDPEVHDQQHYIEINGEARCKNAYDIIIRKNTNVQQGHTVHKNYESTKDKDTVTFTIFASEKMSPNYTDEEGCYKIGQAIIRISDPSKVQSLEVEFMFGNTEMSLHAVETKSGNSCELSFDLI; encoded by the exons ATGGCTGAAAACGACAGAGATTATTTGCTGGTCGCAGCTATAGACTTTGGAACTACCTACTCTGGATATGCCTTTTCCATGAGGGACACCTATAAAACGGACCCACTAAAGATACATGCTAACCAAGCCTGGAACGCCGGTGGTAGACAACTCTTGTCCTTGAAAACCCCGACCTGCCTCTTGCTAAATTCTAAAAAGGAATTTGACTCCTTCGGTTATGAAGCCGAAAACAGGTATGCCGAACTGGTTATGGATGGAGAGCAGGAAGATTACTATTATTTCCATAGATTTAAAATGAGCTTGCACAATTATAAG AATGTTAAAGGTGATATGTTATTAGAGGATCTTACTGGGAAACCAGTTCCGGCGATTGACGTATTTGCACTTTCAATAAGAGCTTTAGTCAAGCATTTAATGGATGCTCTAGATAACCGAGGAACAGGAGTtaaaccaaatgacataaaatgGGTACTGACAGTTCCAGCGATTTGGACAGATAATTCAAAGcaattcatgaggaaaagtgcaGAAAAG GCTGGTATAGAAAAGGATCATCTTTTAATATCACTGGAACCGGAAGCAGCAGCAATATATTGCCAACATTTGCCTACAGAGAAATTAAGTGGCGCCGAATCCGGTTTCACAATGTCTGAAGTGGGAACAAAATATATGATAGTAGATCTTGGAG GTGGCACAGTAGACATTACTGTACATGAAAAGTTGCTTGGAGGTGGTTTAACAGAAATAAGTAGAGCAACTGGCGGTGATTGTGGTGGAACTGCAATCGATGCTGAATTTATACAACTGTTAGCGAAGATATTTGGAGCACCTCTCATTCATACCATGAAACGAGAGCAGCCCGAGGCTTATTTGGATTTGATAAGAGAGTTTGAAACGGTTAAAAGGACTATCAAACCGTCTAAGGAAGGAAAGGTTAATATGGCAATACCTTACGCGACTCTTGGTGCTCTTTGCAAAAAAATTCTGAAGGAAGACTTATCTACTGCACTATTAGCATCGCCTTATGCTAATTCCATCTCTGTTAGAGGAGATAAAATGCGATTTGATGCAAATCTTTTTAAAAACCTTTTTGATAAAactttaaagaacattttaactTTGATTAAAGAATTATTCACACGAGAAGAACTAGAATCAGTTGCATTAATACTTTTAGTTGGAGGTTTTTCCGAATGCGCGTTATTACAAGCAGAAATCAAGAAAACATTTTCATCCCGCAGAGTTATTGTTCCAGAGGAAAGTGGTCTGACTGTTCTTAAAGGTGCTGTTCTATTTGGCCACAATTTGGAAGCCATATACTCGCGTAAGACCCGGGTCACTTATGGAGTTAAATGGCGGCCATTATTCGATCCGGAAGTCCACGACCAACAGCACTACATAGAAATAAATGGCGAAGCAAGGTGCAAGAATGCTTATGACATTATTATACGGAAAAATACCAACGTGCAACAAGGACATACAGTACACAAAAACTATGAATCGACAAAAGATAAAGACACCGTTACTTTTACAATATTTGCAAGCGAGAAAATGTCTCCAAATTATACTGATGAAGAGGGATGTTATAAAATTGGACAAGCCATAATTAGAATATCCGATCCGTCAAAAGTTCAGAGTTTGGAAGTCGAGTTCATGTTTGGAAACACTGAAATGAGCTTACATGCTGTAGAAACGAAATCAGGAAATTCTTGCGAATTAAGTTTTGATCTGATTTGA